Part of the Vitis vinifera cultivar Pinot Noir 40024 chromosome 13, ASM3070453v1 genome is shown below.
GATGCAAGTGGCTCGTTGGACTTCCAACAAGTTCAAAAGAAATTAGCAGACGCATTGACAGGGAAAAAGTTTTTACTCATTCTAGACGATGTGTGGAACGAAGATTCTGGTAATTGGAACAGCTTGCGCGCCCCTTTTAGTGTAGGGGCAAAAGGAAGCAAAGTCATGGTCACAACACGCAATAAAGGAGTTGCATTGATGATGGGAGCTGAGAAGAATGTTTATGAACTAAAAACTTTATCAGAAGATGCCTGCTGGTCAGTGTTTGAGAAGCATGCGTTTGAACATAGAAATATCGATGAACATCCAAACCTGGTGTCTATTGGTAGGAAAATTGTCAACAAGTGTGGCGGATTGCCACTGGCGGCAACAACGCTTGGTGGCCTTTTACGCTCTAAACGAAGGGAAGATGAAtgggaaaaaatattaagtagTAAAATATGGGGATGGTCAGGCACAGAACCTGAGATTCTCCCTGCGTTGCGATTGAGTTATCACTATCTCCCTTCACATTTGAAGAGGTGTTTTGCTTACTGTGCAATGTTCCCCAAGGACTATGAGTTCGACTCCAAAAATTTGGTCCTTCTGTGGATGGCCGAAGGTTTGATTCAACAACCAAAAGGTGGTAGACATACAATGGAAGATTTAGGCGATGACTATTTTTGCGAGTTATTGTCAAGATCATTCTTTCAATCATCGAGTAATCATGAATCACATTTTGTGATGCATGATCTTATTCATGACCTAGCTCAAGGTGTTGCTGGAGAAATATGTTTTTGTTTGGAAGATGAGTTGGAGTGTAACCGGCAATCCACAATTTCCAAAGAGACTCGTCATTCATCATTTGTTCGTAGAGATGGGGATGtgctaaaaaaatttgaagctttTCAAGAGGTAAAGCATTTACGGACATTTGTTGCTTTAAATATTCATTGGGCGTCTACAAAATCTTATGTAACTAGTTTGGTGTGTAATCATCTAGTGCCAAAATTTCAACGACTAAGAGTTCTCTCTCTGAGTCAATACAATATTTTTGAGCTACCAGATTCTATTTGTGAATTGAAACATCTACGCTATTTGAATCTGTCCTACACCAAAATAAGATCTTTGCCTGACTCAGTGGGCAATCTCTATAATTTACAAACATTGATGTTATCCTTTTGTATGCATCTTACGAGGTTACCTCCCAACATTGGAAACTTAATTAATCTTCGACATCTCAGTGTTGTTGGATGTTCATTGCAAGAGATGCCACAACAAATAGGCAAATTAAAGAACCTGCAAACATTGTCTGATTTTATTGTGGGCAAAAGTGGATTTTTGGGAATAAAGGAGTTGAAGCATTTATCACATCTCCGAGGGAAGATTCGTATTTCACAATTGAAAAATGTGGTGAATATTCAAGATGCCATAGATGCCAATCTAAGGACTAAGCTCAATGTTGAAGAGTTGATTATGCATTGGAGTAAAGAGTTCGATGATTTGCGAAATGAAGACACCAAAATGGAAGTCCTCCTCTCTCTACAACCTCATACTAGTTTGAAGAAACTCAATATTGAAGGCTTCGGTGGTCGGCAATTCCCCAACTGGATATGTGATCCCTCTTACTCTAAATTGGCGGAGTTAAGTCTCTATGGTTGTATAAGGTGCACATCACTGCCTTCAGTTGGGCAACTACCCTTCCTAAAGAGGTTGTTCATCGAAGGAATGGATGGAGTGAGAAGAGTGGGGCTGGAGTTTGAGGGGCAGGTTTCTCTTTATGCTAAGCCTTTCCAATGCTTGGAGTCtttatgttttgaaaatatgaaggaaTGGAAAGAGTGGTCATGGTCAAGAGAGTCATTCTCTCGCCTCCTCCAGTTGGAGATAAAAGATTGTCCAAGACTGAGTAAGAAATTACCCACTCACCTAACTTCTCTAGTAAGACTTGAAATTAACAATTGCCCAGAAACGATGGTTCCACTTCCAACACATCTGCCTTCTCTTAAAGAGCTCAATATTTATTATTGCCCAAAAATGATGCCTCTATGGTCCTCTTTTGCATTTGACCCTTTTATATCAGTGAAGAGAGGGAGTAGAAGTGCAACTGACATCACCTCAGgtatttatttaagaattaatGGAATGTCAGGGCTTTCTAGACTCGAGCAAAAGTTTTTGCGGTCTTTGCCAAGGCTTCAACTTCTGGAAATTGACAATTCTGGTGCTCTGGAATGTTTGTGGGAAAATGGGTTGGGATTAGGAAACCTTGCTAGTCTTCGAGTATCGGGTTGTAACCAACTTGTATCCTTGGGAGAGGAGGAAGTGCAAGGGCTGCCTTGCAATATTCAATATTTGGAGATATGTAAGTGTGATAACTTGGAGAAGCTTCCACATGGATTACAAAGCTATGCATCTCTTACAGAGTTGATTATCAAGGATTGTtcaaaattggtgtcatttccaGACAAGGGTTTCCCGCTCATGCTTAGACGTCTTACTATTTCTAATTGTCAGAGTCTAAGTAGCCTACCTGATAGCAGTAATTGCTGCAGCAGCGTGTGTGCCCTTGAATACTTGAAAATAGAGGAGTGTCCTTCTCTCATTTGCTTTCCAAAAGGGCAGTTACCCACCACCCTTAAGGAACTGTATGTATCCGTTTGTAAAAATCTGAAGTCTCTTCCAGAAGACATCGAGGTTTGTGCCCTTGAACACATAGATATAAGGTGGTGTTCGTCTCTCATTGGTTTTCCAAAAGGAAAGCTACCATCAACTCTCAAGAATCTCACGATAGGAGGGTGTAAAAAGCTAGAGTCTTTACCAGAGGGAATAATGCATCACCATTCCAACCACACAACCAATTGTGGTCTTCAATTCTTGGATATCTCGAAATGTCCATCTCTCACATCCTTCCCTAGAGGCAGATTTCTCTCTACCCTTAAATCTATAAGGATTTGTGATTGTGCACAGCTGCAGCCAATTTTGGAGGAGATGTTTCACCGCAATAATAATGCACTTGAAGTTTTGTCCATCTGGGGATATCCCAATCTCAAAACTATACCAGATTGCCTCTACAACCTCAAACATCTTCAGATCAGAAAATGTGAGAATCTGGAGTTGCAGCCTTGTCAATTGCAAAGCCTCACTTCTCTCACATCACTTGAGATGACTGATTGTGAGAATATCAAGACCATACCAGATTGCTTCTACAACCTCAGAGATCTTCGGATCTATAAATGTGAGAATCTGGAGTTGCAGCCTCATCAATTGCAAAGCCTCACTTCTCTTGCAACACTCGAGATCATTAATTGTGAGAATATCAAGACACCCTTATCAGAATGGGGCCTTGCCAGATTGACCTCCCTTAAAACTCTCATCATTTCTGAttatcaccaccaccaccaccaccaccacccattCCTTCTTCCTACTACTGTAGTTGAGCTTTGCATTTCAAGCTTCAAGAATCTGGACTCCTTGGCCTTCCTATCTCTCCAAAGGCTCACCTCTCTTAAAAGTCTATGTATCTCCCGATGTCCTAATCTCCAGTCGTTTTTGCCAACGGAAGGGCTGTCTGACACGCTTTCAGAACTATCTATAAATGGTTGCCCACTCCTGattcaaaggtgcttaaaagaGAAAGGGGAAGATTGGCCTAAGATTGCCCACATCCCCTATGTGAAAATAGATGGCCAATTGATCTTTGAGCAATAAAAAGTTGAGATTGCAGCAAAATGAATGCAGAGACCATTCCACTATATCCTCTCCTTATGTGCCACTATTCGTTGTAAGTGTCATTTGTTTTATTGTCCCACATTTATTTTGTGATGCATTCCTGTACTCAAGTTAATGGTTTCATCTCTGTTATTGAGAGTTACCTTCTATTCTGTTTATTAGGTTATGGAGATGTGATAAATATGTAGATTTGGCAATTTCATCTTCACTTGTAAGTTTCTTTAATTGTGCCATTTTGTTGAATTTGAATactaaccttttttttctttttataactcaattattttgattttttcagtTTTCGACAATTTGTCTCACTTTTGTTTAGTTGTTAAATACTTCAactgatttattttattttcctggTTTTGATGATCATTTTTCTAAAGTTTTCTACTTTCATGCTTGTTATGTTTTATAGATACCTGCTAGAAGGGGCCTTTAGTTTCTTGACCTTTCTTAGTAGTCACTCCAATTGCAGAAACTGGAGTCGACTTAAGCAAAAGATTTGCAGATAAAACTTACTGGAGGCTCTCACATCTGTATGAGTCAACTTTATCAGGGGCCTCATCTCATGTGTGTCATTAGATTGCATATCCACACAATATGCATAGGCTATCCATTCCCTTTCTTTTAAAATCAAGCATGCCTAGTCATTGTAG
Proteins encoded:
- the LOC100265437 gene encoding putative disease resistance RPP13-like protein 1 isoform X2, whose protein sequence is MEVVGEALLSAAFGSLFDKLGSSDLIKFARQEDVHTELEKWEKELQSIRQEVNDAEEKQITQEAVKSWLFDLRVLAYDMDDILDEFAYELMRTKLMGAEADEASTSKKRKFIPTFSTSFSPTHVVRDVKLGSKIREITSRLQHISARKAGLGLEKAAGGATSAWQRPPPTTPIAYEPGVYGRDEDKKVLLDLLHKVEPNETNVGVISIVGMGWLGKTTLARLVYNDEMAKNFDLKAWVCVSDVFDVENITKAILNSVESSDASGSLDFQQVQKKLADALTGKKFLLILDDVWNEDSGNWNSLRAPFSVGAKGSKVMVTTRNKGVALMMGAEKNVYELKTLSEDACWSVFEKHAFEHRNIDEHPNLVSIGRKIVNKCGGLPLAATTLGGLLRSKRREDEWEKILSSKIWGWSGTEPEILPALRLSYHYLPSHLKRCFAYCAMFPKDYEFDSKNLVLLWMAEGLIQQPKGGRHTMEDLGDDYFCELLSRSFFQSSSNHESHFVMHDLIHDLAQGVAGEICFCLEDELECNRQSTISKETRHSSFVRRDGDVLKKFEAFQEDMKVKIMQMESNSLTTGSAS
- the LOC100265437 gene encoding putative disease resistance RPP13-like protein 1 isoform X1, with protein sequence MEVVGEALLSAAFGSLFDKLGSSDLIKFARQEDVHTELEKWEKELQSIRQEVNDAEEKQITQEAVKSWLFDLRVLAYDMDDILDEFAYELMRTKLMGAEADEASTSKKRKFIPTFSTSFSPTHVVRDVKLGSKIREITSRLQHISARKAGLGLEKAAGGATSAWQRPPPTTPIAYEPGVYGRDEDKKVLLDLLHKVEPNETNVGVISIVGMGWLGKTTLARLVYNDEMAKNFDLKAWVCVSDVFDVENITKAILNSVESSDASGSLDFQQVQKKLADALTGKKFLLILDDVWNEDSGNWNSLRAPFSVGAKGSKVMVTTRNKGVALMMGAEKNVYELKTLSEDACWSVFEKHAFEHRNIDEHPNLVSIGRKIVNKCGGLPLAATTLGGLLRSKRREDEWEKILSSKIWGWSGTEPEILPALRLSYHYLPSHLKRCFAYCAMFPKDYEFDSKNLVLLWMAEGLIQQPKGGRHTMEDLGDDYFCELLSRSFFQSSSNHESHFVMHDLIHDLAQGVAGEICFCLEDELECNRQSTISKETRHSSFVRRDGDVLKKFEAFQEVKHLRTFVALNIHWASTKSYVTSLVCNHLVPKFQRLRVLSLSQYNIFELPDSICELKHLRYLNLSYTKIRSLPDSVGNLYNLQTLMLSFCMHLTRLPPNIGNLINLRHLSVVGCSLQEMPQQIGKLKNLQTLSDFIVGKSGFLGIKELKHLSHLRGKIRISQLKNVVNIQDAIDANLRTKLNVEELIMHWSKEFDDLRNEDTKMEVLLSLQPHTSLKKLNIEGFGGRQFPNWICDPSYSKLAELSLYGCIRCTSLPSVGQLPFLKRLFIEGMDGVRRVGLEFEGQVSLYAKPFQCLESLCFENMKEWKEWSWSRESFSRLLQLEIKDCPRLSKKLPTHLTSLVRLEINNCPETMVPLPTHLPSLKELNIYYCPKMMPLWSSFAFDPFISVKRGSRSATDITSGIYLRINGMSGLSRLEQKFLRSLPRLQLLEIDNSGALECLWENGLGLGNLASLRVSGCNQLVSLGEEEVQGLPCNIQYLEICKCDNLEKLPHGLQSYASLTELIIKDCSKLVSFPDKGFPLMLRRLTISNCQSLSSLPDSSNCCSSVCALEYLKIEECPSLICFPKGQLPTTLKELYVSVCKNLKSLPEDIEVCALEHIDIRWCSSLIGFPKGKLPSTLKNLTIGGCKKLESLPEGIMHHHSNHTTNCGLQFLDISKCPSLTSFPRGRFLSTLKSIRICDCAQLQPILEEMFHRNNNALEVLSIWGYPNLKTIPDCLYNLKHLQIRKCENLELQPCQLQSLTSLTSLEMTDCENIKTIPDCFYNLRDLRIYKCENLELQPHQLQSLTSLATLEIINCENIKTPLSEWGLARLTSLKTLIISDYHHHHHHHHPFLLPTTVVELCISSFKNLDSLAFLSLQRLTSLKSLCISRCPNLQSFLPTEGLSDTLSELSINGCPLLIQRCLKEKGEDWPKIAHIPYVKIDGQLIFEQ